A stretch of Acipenser ruthenus chromosome 1, fAciRut3.2 maternal haplotype, whole genome shotgun sequence DNA encodes these proteins:
- the LOC117973254 gene encoding hydroxymethylglutaryl-CoA synthase, cytoplasmic-like isoform X1 gives MVGSPAKMPGSVPANGEASWPKDVGIVAMEIYLPSQYVDQAELEQFDGVDAGKYTIGLGQAKMGFCSDREDINSLCLTAVQRLMERNCLSYESIGRLEVGTETIIDKSKSVKTVLMQLFEESGNTDVEGIDTTNACYGGTAALFNAVNWVESSSWDGRYALVVAGDIAVYATGSARPTGGAGAVAMLVGPNAPLVFDRGLRGTHMQHAYDFYKPDMVSEYPVVDGKLSIQCYLGALDRCYTVFRNKIHAQWQKEGSNKRFSLEDFGFMIFHSPYCKLVQKSLARLVLNDFLSHPNPNTESGIFIGLEAFRDVKLEDTYFDRDVEKAFMKASAELYNQKTKASLLVSNQNGNMYTPSVYGCLASVLAQNSPQQLAGERIGVFSYGSGFAATLYSIRVTQDATPGSSLDKLTASLCDLKSRLDSRRRVAPELFAENMKLRQETHHLANYIPQGSVDDLFPGTWFLTRVDEKHRREYARRPLNENGPLEAGLVHSTATEHIPSPAKKVPRIPSIAEGPETVVISNGEH, from the exons ATGGTTGGCAG CCCTGCCAAGATGCCTGGATCCGTCCCAGCTAACGGGGAAGCCAGCTGGCCCAAAGATGTGGGCATCGTAGCCATGGAGATATACTTGCCCTCCCAGTATGTTGACCAGGCAGAGCTGGAGCAATTCGACGGTGTAGATGCAGGCAAATACACCATCGGCCTAGGCCAGGCCAAGATGGGCTTCTGCTCAGACCGTGAAGACATCAACTCACTGTGCCTGACCGCAGTCCAGAGGCTAATGGAGAGGAACTGCCTGTCCTATGAAAGCATAGGGAGGCTGGAGGTGGGCACTGAGACCATCATTGACAAGTCCAAGTCTGTGAAGACAGTCCTCATGCAGCTGTTTGAAGAGTCAGGCAACACAGATGTGGAAGGCATTGACACGACCAACGCCTGCTATGGGGGAACAGCAGCTCTCTTCAACGCAGTCAACTGGGTAGAGTCCAGCTCCTGGGATG GCCGGTATGCACTAGTTGTTGCAGGAGACATTGCTGTCTACGCTACTGGAAGTGCTAGGCCAACGGGGGGCGCTGGAGCTGTAGCCATGCTTGTTGGCCCCAATGCTCCTTTAGTTTTTGACAGAG GTCTGCGCGGAACACACATGCAGCATGCCTATGATTTCTACAAGCCTGATATGGTGTCTGAATATCCAGTTGTTGATGGAAAATTGTCGATTCAGTGCTACCTCGGTGCATTAGACCGGTGTTATACTGTGTTTCGCAACAAAATCCATGCACAATGGCAGAAAG agGGCAGTAACAAGCGCTTCAGCCTGGAGGATTTCGGTTTCATGATCTTCCACTCACCCTATTGCAAGTTGGTGCAGAAATCACTGGCCCGCCTAGTGCTGAACGACTTCCTCagccaccccaaccccaacacagaGAGCGGGATCTTCATCGGCCTGGAAGCCTTCAG GGATGTGAAACTAGAAGACACTTACTTCGATCGAGATGTGGAAAAGGCCTTCATGAAGGCTAGTGCGGAACTGTATAACCAGAAAACCAAGGCGTCTCTGCTTGTTTCAAACCAGAATGGCAATATGTACACACCGTCTGTGTATGGCTGCCTTGCCTCTGTCCTTGCACA GAACAGTCCACAGCAGTTGGCAGGAGAGAGGATTGGAGTTTTCTCTTATGGGTCTGGTTTTGCTGCTACATTGTACTCTATCCGAGTGACACAAGATGCTACTCCTG GCTCCTCGTTGGATAAGCTTACTGCCAGCCTGTGTGACCTCAAGTCCCGTCTTGACTCCAGGAGGAGAGTAGCACCGGAGCTCTTTGCTGAGAATATGAAGCTTAGACAAGAGACTCACCACCTAG CAAACTACATCCCTCAGGGCTCAGTGGATGATTTGTTCCCTGGAACGTGGTTCCTAACACGAGTGGATGAGAAGCACCGGCGGGAATATGCGAGACGGCCCCTGAATGAGAATGGACCTCTGGAAGCTGGACTGGTTCATTCCACTGCTACAGAG CACATACCCAGTCCTGCTAAGAAAGTTCCAAGGATTCCTTCCATCGCTGAAGGGCCAGAAACCGTTGTCATTAGCAATGGAGAGCACTGA
- the LOC117973254 gene encoding hydroxymethylglutaryl-CoA synthase, cytoplasmic-like isoform X2: MPGSVPANGEASWPKDVGIVAMEIYLPSQYVDQAELEQFDGVDAGKYTIGLGQAKMGFCSDREDINSLCLTAVQRLMERNCLSYESIGRLEVGTETIIDKSKSVKTVLMQLFEESGNTDVEGIDTTNACYGGTAALFNAVNWVESSSWDGRYALVVAGDIAVYATGSARPTGGAGAVAMLVGPNAPLVFDRGLRGTHMQHAYDFYKPDMVSEYPVVDGKLSIQCYLGALDRCYTVFRNKIHAQWQKEGSNKRFSLEDFGFMIFHSPYCKLVQKSLARLVLNDFLSHPNPNTESGIFIGLEAFRDVKLEDTYFDRDVEKAFMKASAELYNQKTKASLLVSNQNGNMYTPSVYGCLASVLAQNSPQQLAGERIGVFSYGSGFAATLYSIRVTQDATPGSSLDKLTASLCDLKSRLDSRRRVAPELFAENMKLRQETHHLANYIPQGSVDDLFPGTWFLTRVDEKHRREYARRPLNENGPLEAGLVHSTATEHIPSPAKKVPRIPSIAEGPETVVISNGEH; the protein is encoded by the exons ATGCCTGGATCCGTCCCAGCTAACGGGGAAGCCAGCTGGCCCAAAGATGTGGGCATCGTAGCCATGGAGATATACTTGCCCTCCCAGTATGTTGACCAGGCAGAGCTGGAGCAATTCGACGGTGTAGATGCAGGCAAATACACCATCGGCCTAGGCCAGGCCAAGATGGGCTTCTGCTCAGACCGTGAAGACATCAACTCACTGTGCCTGACCGCAGTCCAGAGGCTAATGGAGAGGAACTGCCTGTCCTATGAAAGCATAGGGAGGCTGGAGGTGGGCACTGAGACCATCATTGACAAGTCCAAGTCTGTGAAGACAGTCCTCATGCAGCTGTTTGAAGAGTCAGGCAACACAGATGTGGAAGGCATTGACACGACCAACGCCTGCTATGGGGGAACAGCAGCTCTCTTCAACGCAGTCAACTGGGTAGAGTCCAGCTCCTGGGATG GCCGGTATGCACTAGTTGTTGCAGGAGACATTGCTGTCTACGCTACTGGAAGTGCTAGGCCAACGGGGGGCGCTGGAGCTGTAGCCATGCTTGTTGGCCCCAATGCTCCTTTAGTTTTTGACAGAG GTCTGCGCGGAACACACATGCAGCATGCCTATGATTTCTACAAGCCTGATATGGTGTCTGAATATCCAGTTGTTGATGGAAAATTGTCGATTCAGTGCTACCTCGGTGCATTAGACCGGTGTTATACTGTGTTTCGCAACAAAATCCATGCACAATGGCAGAAAG agGGCAGTAACAAGCGCTTCAGCCTGGAGGATTTCGGTTTCATGATCTTCCACTCACCCTATTGCAAGTTGGTGCAGAAATCACTGGCCCGCCTAGTGCTGAACGACTTCCTCagccaccccaaccccaacacagaGAGCGGGATCTTCATCGGCCTGGAAGCCTTCAG GGATGTGAAACTAGAAGACACTTACTTCGATCGAGATGTGGAAAAGGCCTTCATGAAGGCTAGTGCGGAACTGTATAACCAGAAAACCAAGGCGTCTCTGCTTGTTTCAAACCAGAATGGCAATATGTACACACCGTCTGTGTATGGCTGCCTTGCCTCTGTCCTTGCACA GAACAGTCCACAGCAGTTGGCAGGAGAGAGGATTGGAGTTTTCTCTTATGGGTCTGGTTTTGCTGCTACATTGTACTCTATCCGAGTGACACAAGATGCTACTCCTG GCTCCTCGTTGGATAAGCTTACTGCCAGCCTGTGTGACCTCAAGTCCCGTCTTGACTCCAGGAGGAGAGTAGCACCGGAGCTCTTTGCTGAGAATATGAAGCTTAGACAAGAGACTCACCACCTAG CAAACTACATCCCTCAGGGCTCAGTGGATGATTTGTTCCCTGGAACGTGGTTCCTAACACGAGTGGATGAGAAGCACCGGCGGGAATATGCGAGACGGCCCCTGAATGAGAATGGACCTCTGGAAGCTGGACTGGTTCATTCCACTGCTACAGAG CACATACCCAGTCCTGCTAAGAAAGTTCCAAGGATTCCTTCCATCGCTGAAGGGCCAGAAACCGTTGTCATTAGCAATGGAGAGCACTGA